The following nucleotide sequence is from Pedobacter sp. PACM 27299.
CTTCATCACCTTCGGCAACGATAATAATTTTTGAAGATTTGTCTTTTCTTCCGGAAGCCAACCTCGTTACCAAACCTTCTACACCCATATTGGCTTCAGGAATCATGATCGCCTCTGCTCCTACACCGATTCCGCTTCTTAAAGCAATCAGTCCGGAATCACGTCCCATTACTTCTACGATAAACAGACGGTCATGAGACTCTGCAGTATCGCGAATTTTATCTACGGCATTGATCACCGTATTGATGGCTGTATCGTATCCGATGGTAAAATCGGTTCCTTCCAGGTCATTATCAATGGTACCAGGCAGGCCTACTACTGGAAAATCAAACTCTGTAGTCAGTAAATGTGCACCAGTAAAAGTACCATCCCCACCGATCACAATCAGTGCATCAATATCATTTGCCTTTAATTGTCTGTAAGCTTCATCTCTACCTTCTTTAGTACGGAAGGCATCGCTTCTGGCTGTTTTCAAGATCGTGCCGCCACGTTGAATAATATTGGCTACAGATTTACGGTCCATATCGAAGAAATCGCCATGAATCAGACCTTCATAGCCCCTTAATATACCGGTAACTTTCAAATCATAATAGATTGCCGCTCTTACCACTGCCCTAATGGCAGCATTCATTCCCGGGGCATCACCACCGGAAGTTAATACTCCTATATTTTTAATTTTATTCATTTGGTTTTTCAGCGTTTTTAAATTTATCTAAACCACTTTGTAAATATGCAGCGTACTCCTTTGCGTCGAAAATTGCGCCCTGAGGTTTTACCAGAGGATTCAGGTCATGGCCTGCAAGTACGTAGTAAGGCTGTGAATTCGAGCCATATTTTGTGGCTTGAAAATCTCCGTTCCACCTACCCAGGTCGTCCGTTGTAGTCCTTAAGATTTCCGAATAGTGGATTTTATCTTTTGGCATTTTGATGTTCCGCTCATCCACATAAAGCTGGATCAGGACATATTCCTCTTTGATGATTCTTCCTACTTCTTTGTCAATCCAAACCTTATCTTCCATCTTACGGCAGTTCACGCAGGCATGTCCTGTAAAGTCAATTAGGACTGGTTTATTCACGCTTTTTGCGTAGGCTAACCCTTCATCCAGGTCAAAGAAAGCATTGAATCCTACTGGCGGTTTCAGTGTTTCATTATATTTTACGCTGGCAGGGAAGCTACTGGAAGCAGCAGATGCTGCCCCCCCTCCATTGCCATTCAGGATAAAATCTTGTGTATTCATTGGCGGAGCAATGCCACTCAACACATTTACTGGTGCACCCCATAATCCAGGAACCAGGTATACTGCAAATGATAAAGAAATGATGGCAAAGAATAACCTTGGAACGGAAACGTAAGGGACGTCACTATCGTGCGAGAACTTCAGCTTTCCTAGCAGATAAATACCCATCAGAATAAAGATCACGATCCATAAGGCCAGGAACAACTCACGGTCGAACCATTCCCAATGCCAAACCAGGTCGGCAGCAGAAAGGAATTTCAAGGCCAATGCCAGTTCCAGGAAGCCCAAACATACTTTTACACTATTCAACCAACCACCA
It contains:
- the pfkA gene encoding 6-phosphofructokinase; this encodes MNKIKNIGVLTSGGDAPGMNAAIRAVVRAAIYYDLKVTGILRGYEGLIHGDFFDMDRKSVANIIQRGGTILKTARSDAFRTKEGRDEAYRQLKANDIDALIVIGGDGTFTGAHLLTTEFDFPVVGLPGTIDNDLEGTDFTIGYDTAINTVINAVDKIRDTAESHDRLFIVEVMGRDSGLIALRSGIGVGAEAIMIPEANMGVEGLVTRLASGRKDKSSKIIIVAEGDEVGGAFNVGEVLKEKFPHYDIRVSVLGHIQRGGKPSCMDRVLASTLGVAAVEGLLAGQSGAMVGQMNREIIFTPFDHAIKHIDAKEITPAWLKLVEILSL
- a CDS encoding protein-disulfide reductase DsbD family protein; this encodes MKRLFLMLSLMLLFTAALNSTAFAAMQKPDTAATEEELVFTEVGSSQDSIANNIVKDTVKKDTAVKMTTATDTVAKAAIATTDTSIPAEADRTLWETFIAGLIGGFIAFLMPCIFPMVPLTVSYFIKRAGSKQGGIGQALIYGISIIVIYVALGLLITVLFGSAKLNELSSSGYFNFFFFILLVVFAISFFGAFEITLPSSLVNKIDQKADNSKGLGGIFFMAASLALVSFSCTGPIIGTILVQASSKGDILAPAIGMFGFALALALPFTLSAIFPGFLSAMPKSGGWLNSVKVCLGFLELALALKFLSAADLVWHWEWFDRELFLALWIVIFILMGIYLLGKLKFSHDSDVPYVSVPRLFFAIISLSFAVYLVPGLWGAPVNVLSGIAPPMNTQDFILNGNGGGAASAASSSFPASVKYNETLKPPVGFNAFFDLDEGLAYAKSVNKPVLIDFTGHACVNCRKMEDKVWIDKEVGRIIKEEYVLIQLYVDERNIKMPKDKIHYSEILRTTTDDLGRWNGDFQATKYGSNSQPYYVLAGHDLNPLVKPQGAIFDAKEYAAYLQSGLDKFKNAEKPNE